A portion of the Pseudomonas protegens CHA0 genome contains these proteins:
- a CDS encoding TetR/AcrR family transcriptional regulator, with product MAQSETVERILDAAEQLFAEKGFAETSLRLITSKAGVNLAAVNYHFGSKKALIQAVFSRFLGPFCISLDRELERRQSRPENKPSLEELLEILVEQALVVQPRSGNDLSIFMRLLGLAFSQSQGHLRRYLEDMYGKVFRRYMLLVNEAAPRIPPIELFWRVHFMLGAAAFSMSGIKALRAIAETDFGVNTSIEQVMRLMVPFLAAGMRAETGVTDEAMASAQLKPRSKSAPAAAKA from the coding sequence ATGGCCCAGTCGGAAACCGTTGAACGCATTCTCGATGCTGCCGAGCAGTTGTTCGCGGAAAAAGGTTTTGCCGAAACCTCATTGCGGCTGATCACCAGCAAGGCCGGGGTCAACCTGGCAGCGGTCAACTATCATTTCGGGTCCAAGAAGGCCTTGATCCAGGCGGTATTCTCGCGTTTCCTCGGCCCGTTCTGCATCAGTCTCGATCGTGAGCTTGAGCGCCGTCAGTCCAGGCCGGAGAACAAGCCGAGCCTGGAAGAGCTGCTGGAGATCCTCGTCGAGCAGGCCCTGGTAGTGCAGCCGCGCAGCGGTAACGACCTGTCGATCTTCATGCGTCTGCTGGGGCTGGCGTTCAGCCAGAGCCAGGGGCACTTGCGGCGTTATCTGGAGGACATGTACGGCAAGGTGTTCCGCCGCTACATGCTGCTGGTCAACGAAGCGGCGCCGCGTATTCCGCCCATCGAGCTGTTCTGGCGCGTGCACTTCATGCTCGGTGCTGCGGCGTTCAGCATGTCCGGGATCAAGGCGCTGCGGGCTATCGCCGAAACCGATTTCGGGGTCAATACCTCCATCGAGCAGGTGATGCGCCTGATGGTGCCGTTCCTCGCCGCCGGCATGCGTGCCGAAACCGGCGTCACCGACGAAGCCATGGCCAGCGCCCAGCTCAAGCCGCGCAGCAAATCGGCCCCGGCAGCCGCCAAGGCCTGA
- a CDS encoding DUF6586 family protein: MAHELYTRTNQKIYFAGLSLEALARAEEGRAMNAQAQVQAGRESVLFHLYGALLGLCHEIAGFYRLPQANAARVEQILNREVLQSIAIPELAELVELAHSPQTWLAQLLSAYSELFQPPQAPHKPKGNVTQPLIVAVNLDEEEPEQALSREELESWRQNLKALAIRFRDGLNEC, encoded by the coding sequence ATGGCCCACGAGCTCTATACCCGTACCAATCAGAAAATCTACTTTGCCGGTCTGTCGCTCGAAGCCCTGGCACGCGCTGAGGAAGGGCGGGCCATGAATGCCCAGGCGCAGGTCCAGGCGGGGCGCGAGTCGGTGCTGTTCCACCTGTACGGGGCCTTGCTGGGGCTGTGCCATGAAATTGCCGGGTTCTATCGGCTGCCGCAGGCCAATGCGGCCCGGGTCGAGCAGATCCTCAATCGTGAAGTGCTGCAAAGCATTGCCATTCCCGAGCTGGCAGAGCTGGTGGAATTGGCCCACAGCCCGCAAACCTGGCTGGCGCAACTGCTGTCTGCTTACAGCGAGCTGTTTCAGCCGCCACAGGCGCCGCACAAGCCCAAGGGCAACGTAACCCAGCCACTGATTGTTGCGGTCAATCTGGATGAAGAGGAGCCCGAGCAGGCACTGAGTCGGGAAGAGCTGGAAAGCTGGCGGCAGAACCTCAAGGCCCTGGCCATTCGTTTCAGGGATGGCCTTAACGAGTGTTGA
- the sulA gene encoding SOS-induced cell division inhibitor SulA has product MQFPHTPQQAQLPLFEAFLAQPLAPALKEVVESPWNKDPEAFSELSLRGAAGNCLNLLAPILRELSQDQDARWLTLIAPPSSLTQSWLRDAGLNREGILLLHPRGNQSPQQLACEALRLGRSHTVVSWLNPLSASARQQLISAARTGDAQSLNIRLG; this is encoded by the coding sequence ATGCAGTTCCCCCACACACCACAGCAAGCACAACTGCCACTGTTCGAGGCGTTCCTGGCCCAGCCATTGGCGCCCGCCCTCAAGGAAGTGGTCGAATCGCCCTGGAACAAAGATCCAGAAGCCTTCAGCGAGCTGTCGTTACGCGGCGCCGCCGGGAACTGCCTGAACCTATTGGCACCTATCCTTCGGGAACTCAGCCAGGACCAGGACGCGCGCTGGCTGACACTGATCGCCCCGCCCTCCAGCCTGACCCAAAGCTGGCTACGGGACGCCGGCCTGAATCGCGAGGGGATCCTGCTACTGCACCCCCGGGGCAATCAGAGCCCGCAACAGCTCGCCTGCGAGGCCCTGCGCCTGGGTCGCAGTCATACCGTAGTCAGCTGGTTGAACCCGTTGAGCGCCAGCGCCCGGCAACAGCTGATCAGCGCCGCACGGACTGGCGATGCGCAGAGCCTGAATATTCGCCTGGGATGA
- the lexA gene encoding transcriptional repressor LexA, which produces MLKLTPRQAEILAFIKRCLEDNGYPPTRAEIAQELGFKSPNAAEEHLKALARKGAIEMTPGASRGIRIPGFEAKADDTLPIIGRVAAGAPILAQQHIEESCNINPTFFHPRADYLLRVHGMSMKDIGIFDGDLLAVHTTREARNGQVVVARIGDEVTVKRFKREGSKVWLIAENPEFAPIEVNLKDQDLVIEGLSVGVIRR; this is translated from the coding sequence ATGCTAAAACTGACGCCACGCCAAGCTGAGATTCTGGCTTTTATCAAACGCTGCCTCGAAGACAACGGCTACCCGCCCACCCGTGCGGAAATTGCCCAGGAACTGGGATTCAAATCGCCCAACGCCGCTGAGGAACACCTCAAGGCCCTGGCCCGCAAAGGCGCCATCGAGATGACCCCGGGTGCCTCCCGCGGAATCCGCATTCCCGGCTTCGAAGCCAAGGCCGACGATACCCTGCCGATCATTGGCCGTGTCGCCGCCGGTGCACCGATCCTGGCTCAGCAGCACATCGAAGAGTCCTGCAATATCAACCCGACCTTCTTCCACCCTCGCGCCGACTACCTGCTTCGCGTCCATGGCATGAGCATGAAGGACATCGGCATCTTCGACGGCGACCTGTTGGCGGTACACACCACTCGCGAGGCCCGCAATGGCCAGGTCGTGGTGGCGCGCATCGGTGATGAGGTCACGGTCAAGCGCTTCAAGCGCGAAGGCAGCAAGGTCTGGCTGATTGCCGAGAACCCTGAATTCGCCCCCATCGAAGTCAACCTGAAAGATCAGGATCTGGTGATCGAAGGCTTGAGTGTCGGCGTCATTCGCCGCTAA
- the topA gene encoding type I DNA topoisomerase, which translates to MGKSLVIVESPAKAKTINKYLGNQYVVKSSIGHIRDLPTSGSASAAKEPAAKRGKAAAGEAPALSPKEKARKQLVSRMGVDPEHGWKAKYEILPGKEKVIEELRRLAKDADTIYLATDLDREGEAIAWHLREAIGGDDSRYKRVVFNEITKKAIQEAFSQPGELDIDRVNAQQARRFLDRVVGYMVSPLLWAKIARGLSAGRVQSVAVKLVVEREREIRAFIPEEYWEVHADLGTAKGSNVRFEVARENGEAFKPLNEAQAMAALEKLKASAYSVAKREDKPTSSKPSAPFITSTLQQAASNRLGFGVKKTMMMAQRLYEAGYITYMRTDSTNLSADAVAMARTYIEDEFGNKYLPASPNVYSSKEGAQEAHEAIRPSDVNTHPSKLSGMERDAERLYELIWRQFVACQMLPAQYLSTTVSVAAGDFELRAKGRILKFDGYTRVMPQMAKPGDDDVLPEMAQGEVLKLIKLDPSQHFTKPPARYSEASLVKEMEKRGIGRPSTYAAIISTIQDRGYVTLHNRRFYSEKMGDIVTERLSESFSNLMDYGFTAGMEENLDDVAQGERDWKNVLDEFYGDFKKKLEVAEGAESGMRANQPVMTDIPCQTCGRPMQIRTASTGVFLGCSGYSLPPKERCKATVNLVPGDEIAADDEGESESLVLRGKHRCPICSTAMDAYLLDEKRKLHICGNNPDCAGYEIEEGSYRIKGYEGPSLECDKCGSEMQLKTGRFGKFFGCTNPTCKNTRKLLKSGDAAPPKMDPVKMPELKCEKVNDTYILRDGASGLFLAASQFPKNRETRAPLVLELIPHKDEIDPKYHFLCEAPQKDPDGRPAVVRYSRKTKEQYVQTEVDGKPTGWRAFYDGGKWKVEDKR; encoded by the coding sequence ATGGGCAAATCGCTGGTCATTGTGGAATCCCCGGCTAAGGCCAAGACCATCAACAAGTACTTGGGTAACCAATACGTGGTGAAGTCGAGTATCGGCCATATCCGAGACCTGCCCACCAGCGGTTCGGCAAGTGCCGCCAAGGAGCCAGCCGCCAAGCGTGGCAAGGCCGCTGCGGGCGAAGCCCCGGCTCTGTCGCCGAAGGAAAAGGCTCGCAAGCAGCTGGTGTCGCGCATGGGCGTCGATCCCGAGCACGGCTGGAAAGCCAAGTACGAAATCCTCCCTGGCAAGGAAAAGGTCATCGAAGAGCTGCGCCGCCTTGCCAAGGATGCCGACACCATCTATCTCGCAACGGACTTGGACCGCGAAGGGGAGGCCATTGCCTGGCACCTGCGGGAAGCCATTGGCGGTGATGACAGCCGCTACAAGCGCGTGGTGTTCAACGAAATCACCAAGAAGGCGATCCAGGAAGCCTTCTCCCAGCCGGGCGAGCTGGACATTGATCGAGTCAATGCCCAGCAGGCGCGACGCTTCCTCGACCGCGTGGTGGGCTACATGGTTTCGCCGCTGCTGTGGGCGAAGATCGCCCGTGGCCTGTCTGCCGGTCGCGTGCAGTCGGTAGCCGTGAAGCTGGTGGTGGAGCGCGAGCGTGAGATTCGTGCCTTCATCCCGGAAGAATACTGGGAAGTACACGCTGACCTGGGCACTGCCAAGGGCTCGAATGTGCGTTTTGAAGTAGCCCGTGAAAACGGTGAAGCCTTCAAGCCGCTCAACGAAGCACAGGCCATGGCCGCCCTGGAGAAGCTCAAGGCCTCGGCCTACAGCGTCGCCAAGCGTGAAGACAAGCCCACCAGCAGCAAGCCATCGGCGCCGTTCATCACCTCCACCCTGCAGCAGGCTGCGAGCAATCGCCTGGGCTTCGGCGTGAAGAAGACCATGATGATGGCCCAGCGTCTGTATGAAGCCGGCTACATCACCTATATGCGTACCGACTCCACCAACCTCTCGGCCGATGCCGTGGCGATGGCGCGTACCTATATCGAAGACGAGTTCGGCAACAAGTACCTGCCGGCTTCGCCCAATGTCTACAGCAGCAAGGAAGGGGCCCAGGAGGCGCACGAAGCGATTCGTCCGTCCGATGTGAACACCCACCCAAGCAAGCTGTCGGGCATGGAACGTGACGCTGAGCGCCTCTACGAGCTGATCTGGCGCCAGTTCGTCGCCTGCCAGATGCTGCCGGCGCAATACCTGTCCACCACCGTCAGCGTCGCCGCTGGCGACTTCGAGCTGCGTGCCAAGGGCCGCATCCTCAAGTTTGACGGTTACACCCGGGTCATGCCGCAGATGGCCAAGCCGGGCGATGACGATGTGCTGCCGGAAATGGCCCAGGGCGAAGTGCTGAAGCTGATCAAGCTCGATCCGAGCCAGCACTTCACCAAGCCACCGGCGCGTTACTCCGAAGCCAGCCTGGTGAAGGAAATGGAAAAGCGCGGCATTGGTCGTCCTTCGACCTATGCGGCAATCATTTCGACCATCCAGGATCGCGGCTATGTGACCCTGCACAACCGTCGTTTTTATTCGGAAAAGATGGGCGACATCGTCACTGAGCGCCTTTCCGAGAGCTTCTCCAATCTCATGGACTACGGCTTCACCGCCGGCATGGAAGAGAATCTCGATGACGTGGCCCAGGGCGAGCGCGACTGGAAGAACGTCCTCGACGAATTCTACGGTGACTTCAAGAAGAAGCTCGAAGTGGCCGAGGGCGCCGAAAGCGGCATGCGCGCCAACCAACCGGTAATGACCGATATCCCATGCCAGACCTGCGGCCGGCCGATGCAGATCCGTACCGCCTCCACCGGCGTGTTCCTCGGCTGCTCGGGCTACAGCCTGCCGCCCAAGGAGCGTTGCAAGGCCACCGTCAACCTGGTGCCGGGCGACGAGATCGCCGCGGATGACGAGGGCGAGTCCGAATCCCTGGTGCTGCGCGGCAAGCATCGTTGCCCGATCTGCAGTACGGCGATGGATGCCTACCTGCTGGACGAAAAGCGCAAGCTGCACATCTGCGGTAACAACCCGGATTGCGCCGGCTACGAGATCGAAGAGGGCAGCTACCGGATCAAGGGGTATGAAGGCCCGAGCCTGGAGTGTGATAAGTGCGGCAGCGAGATGCAGCTCAAGACCGGCCGTTTCGGCAAGTTCTTCGGTTGCACCAACCCGACCTGCAAGAACACTCGCAAGCTGCTGAAAAGCGGTGACGCGGCGCCGCCGAAGATGGACCCGGTGAAGATGCCCGAGCTCAAGTGCGAGAAGGTCAACGACACCTACATCCTGCGCGATGGCGCTTCGGGCCTGTTCCTGGCGGCCAGTCAGTTCCCGAAAAACCGCGAGACCCGTGCGCCGTTGGTGCTGGAACTGATCCCGCACAAGGATGAGATCGATCCCAAGTACCACTTCCTCTGCGAAGCTCCGCAGAAGGACCCGGACGGCCGCCCTGCGGTGGTGCGCTACAGCCGCAAGACCAAGGAGCAGTACGTGCAGACCGAAGTCGACGGCAAGCCGACCGGCTGGCGTGCCTTCTACGACGGCGGTAAATGGAAGGTCGAAGACAAGCGCTAA
- the fadA gene encoding acetyl-CoA C-acyltransferase FadA, with the protein MSLNPRDVVIVDFGRTPMGRSKGGMHRNTRAEDMSAHLISKLLERNAKVDPAEVEDVIWGCVNQTLEQGWNIARMASLMTQIPHTSAGQTVSRLCGSSMSALHTAAQAIMTGNGDVFVVGGVEHMGHVSMMHGVDPNPHMSLYAAKASGMMGLTAEMLGKMHGITREQQDAFGVRSHQLAHKATVEGKFKDEIIPMQGYDENGFLKLFDYDETIRPETTLESLAALKPAFNPKGGTVTAGTSSQITDGASCMIVMSAQRAQDLGIQPMAVIRSMAVAGVDPAIMGYGPVPATQKALKRAGLGINDIDFFELNEAFAAQALPVLKDLKVLDKMNEKVNLHGGAIALGHPFGCSGARISGTLLNVMKQNGGTFGVSTMCIGLGQGISTVFERV; encoded by the coding sequence ATGAGCTTGAATCCTAGAGACGTCGTGATTGTCGACTTCGGTCGTACTCCGATGGGCCGCTCCAAGGGCGGCATGCACCGCAACACCCGCGCCGAAGACATGTCGGCGCACCTGATCAGCAAACTGCTGGAACGCAACGCCAAGGTCGACCCGGCGGAAGTCGAGGACGTGATCTGGGGCTGCGTCAACCAGACCCTGGAGCAGGGCTGGAACATCGCACGCATGGCGTCGCTGATGACCCAGATCCCGCACACCTCGGCCGGCCAGACCGTCAGCCGCCTGTGTGGCTCGTCCATGAGTGCTTTGCACACTGCCGCGCAAGCGATCATGACCGGCAACGGTGACGTGTTCGTGGTCGGCGGCGTCGAGCACATGGGCCACGTGAGCATGATGCACGGTGTCGATCCGAACCCGCACATGTCCCTGTACGCAGCCAAAGCCTCCGGCATGATGGGCCTGACCGCTGAGATGCTGGGCAAGATGCACGGCATCACCCGTGAGCAGCAGGACGCCTTTGGCGTGCGCTCCCACCAGCTCGCCCACAAGGCGACTGTGGAAGGCAAGTTCAAGGATGAAATCATCCCGATGCAGGGTTACGACGAGAACGGTTTCCTGAAACTGTTCGACTACGACGAAACCATCCGTCCCGAGACCACCCTGGAGAGCCTGGCGGCCCTGAAGCCGGCGTTCAACCCTAAAGGTGGTACCGTGACTGCCGGTACTTCGTCGCAGATCACCGACGGTGCCTCGTGCATGATCGTGATGTCGGCCCAGCGTGCCCAGGACCTGGGTATCCAGCCGATGGCGGTGATTCGTTCGATGGCCGTTGCAGGTGTGGATCCGGCCATCATGGGCTATGGTCCAGTACCGGCCACGCAGAAAGCCCTGAAGCGCGCGGGCCTGGGCATCAACGATATCGACTTCTTCGAGCTCAACGAAGCTTTCGCTGCACAGGCCCTGCCAGTGCTGAAAGATCTGAAAGTGCTCGACAAGATGAACGAGAAGGTTAACCTGCACGGCGGCGCGATCGCCCTGGGTCACCCGTTCGGTTGCTCCGGCGCACGTATCTCCGGGACCCTGCTCAACGTCATGAAGCAGAATGGCGGCACCTTCGGGGTGTCCACCATGTGCATCGGCCTTGGCCAGGGTATCTCGACCGTCTTCGAACGCGTTTAA
- the nagZ gene encoding beta-N-acetylhexosaminidase: MQGSLMVDVAGTWLTAEDRQLLRQPQVGGLIIFARNIEHPRQVRELCAAIRAIRPDLLLAVDQEGGRVQRLRQGFVRLPAMRALADNPNAEYLAEQCGWVMATEVLAVGLDLSFAPVLDLDHQRSAVVGSRAFEGDPEQAALLAGAFIRGMNSAGMAATGKHFPGHGWAEADSHVAIPNDERSLDEIRAKDLLPFARLSKQLAAVMPAHVIYPQVDPQPAGFSRYWLQDILRGELQFDGVIFSDDLSMAGAHVVGDAASRIEAALTAGCDMGLVCNDRAAAELALSAVQRLKVQPSPRIARMRGQAFANIEYKQDPRWLAALGALKDAQLID; encoded by the coding sequence CTGCAAGGCTCTTTGATGGTGGACGTCGCCGGTACCTGGCTGACGGCCGAAGATCGCCAACTCCTGCGCCAGCCGCAGGTCGGTGGGTTGATCATCTTTGCCCGCAATATCGAACATCCGCGCCAGGTACGGGAGCTGTGCGCGGCGATTCGGGCGATTCGCCCGGACCTGTTGTTGGCCGTGGACCAGGAGGGCGGCCGGGTGCAGCGTCTGCGCCAGGGCTTTGTGCGCCTGCCGGCCATGCGTGCCCTGGCCGACAATCCGAATGCCGAGTACCTGGCCGAGCAGTGTGGCTGGGTCATGGCCACCGAGGTGCTGGCGGTGGGGCTGGACCTGAGCTTCGCCCCGGTACTGGACCTCGATCACCAGCGCAGCGCGGTGGTGGGCAGCCGGGCTTTCGAGGGCGACCCCGAGCAGGCGGCGTTGCTCGCCGGTGCGTTTATCCGCGGTATGAACAGCGCCGGCATGGCCGCTACCGGCAAGCACTTTCCCGGGCACGGCTGGGCCGAGGCCGACTCTCATGTGGCGATCCCCAATGACGAGCGCAGTCTGGATGAAATCCGTGCCAAGGACCTGTTGCCCTTTGCTCGTCTGAGCAAGCAGTTGGCGGCAGTGATGCCTGCGCACGTCATCTATCCGCAAGTCGACCCTCAACCGGCCGGCTTCTCGCGCTACTGGTTGCAGGACATCCTGCGTGGCGAGCTGCAATTTGACGGGGTGATCTTCAGCGATGACCTGTCCATGGCCGGCGCCCATGTCGTCGGGGACGCGGCAAGCCGGATCGAAGCGGCGCTGACCGCCGGTTGCGACATGGGGCTGGTATGCAATGACCGTGCTGCCGCCGAGCTGGCCCTGAGTGCCGTGCAGCGCCTCAAGGTGCAGCCTTCGCCACGCATCGCGCGCATGCGTGGCCAGGCCTTCGCCAATATCGAGTACAAGCAGGATCCGCGTTGGTTGGCGGCGCTGGGTGCCCTCAAGGATGCCCAGTTGATCGACTGA
- a CDS encoding LemA family protein has protein sequence MELLLVIAIALGVLAYVHYNKIVGAHNRAQRAWSDVLTYQRQRIKVLDMLEPQVAGFQAYESQLLEKIVGLRSAIGSLPSAADGDALKSVDQGTKALLGGLNLAFEAYPDLKSVELLSNLMREVAEQEGNIGGAITLFNLNVEHFNNSIQMFPGSLVNRLALKKSLITPFSDSQASAGFEYKPNF, from the coding sequence ATGGAGTTGTTGCTGGTCATCGCGATTGCCTTGGGCGTTCTTGCCTATGTGCACTACAACAAGATTGTCGGTGCGCATAACCGTGCCCAGCGGGCCTGGTCGGATGTGCTGACCTACCAGCGCCAGAGGATCAAGGTGCTGGACATGCTGGAGCCGCAAGTGGCTGGCTTCCAGGCTTATGAAAGCCAGTTGCTGGAAAAGATCGTTGGGCTGCGTAGTGCCATTGGTAGCTTGCCATCCGCAGCCGACGGTGATGCGCTCAAGTCGGTAGACCAGGGCACCAAGGCTTTGCTGGGCGGTTTGAATCTTGCGTTTGAGGCCTACCCCGACCTCAAGTCCGTCGAGTTGTTGAGCAACCTGATGCGTGAGGTTGCCGAGCAGGAAGGCAATATCGGTGGGGCGATTACCCTGTTCAACCTGAATGTGGAGCACTTCAACAACTCCATTCAGATGTTTCCCGGCTCCTTGGTCAATCGGTTGGCCCTGAAGAAGTCGCTGATCACGCCGTTTTCCGACAGCCAGGCCTCGGCGGGTTTTGAATACAAGCCGAATTTCTGA
- the fadB gene encoding fatty acid oxidation complex subunit alpha FadB gives MIYEGKAITVKALESGIVELNFDLKGESVNKFNRLTLNELRQAVDTIKADASIKGVIVSSGKDVFIVGADITEFVDNFKLPDAELVAGNLEANKIFSDFEDLNVPTVAAINGIALGGGLEMCLAADYRVMAASAKIGLPEVKLGIYPGFGGTVRLPRLIGADNAIEWIAAGKENRAEDALKVGAVDAVVAPDKLKDAALALVKRAISGEFDYKAKRQPKLEKLKLNAIEQMMAFETAKGFVAGQAGPNYPAPVEAIKTIQKAANFGRDKALEVEAAGFVKLAKTSAAQSLIGLFLNDQELKKKAKAYDEIAKDVKQAAVLGAGIMGGGIAYQSASKGTPILMKDINEHGIEQGLAEAAKLLVGRVDKGRMTAAKMAEVLNGIRPTLSYGDFGNVDLVVEAVVENPKVKQIVLAEVEGQVKEDTILASNTSTISISLLAKALKRPENFVGMHFFNPVHMMPLVEVIRGEKSSELAVATTVAYAKKMGKNPIVVNDCPGFLVNRVLFPYFGGFAKLVSAGVDFVRIDKIMEKFGWPMGPAYLMDVVGIDTGHHGRDVMAEGFPDRMKDDRRSAVDVLYEAKRLGQKNGKGFYAYETDKKGKQKKVADPSVLEVLKPIVYEQREVTDEDIINWMMIPLCLETVRCLEDGIVETAAEADMGLVYGIGFPPFRGGALRYIDSIGVAEFVALADQYADLGALYHPTAKLREMAKNGQSFFG, from the coding sequence ATGATTTACGAAGGTAAAGCCATCACGGTTAAGGCTCTTGAAAGTGGCATCGTCGAATTGAATTTCGACCTCAAGGGTGAGTCCGTCAACAAGTTCAACCGTCTAACCCTGAACGAATTGCGTCAGGCTGTTGACACCATCAAGGCAGATGCTTCGATCAAGGGCGTGATCGTCAGCAGCGGCAAGGACGTGTTCATCGTCGGCGCCGACATCACCGAGTTTGTCGACAACTTCAAGCTGCCGGATGCCGAGCTGGTGGCAGGCAACCTCGAAGCCAACAAGATCTTCAGCGATTTCGAAGACCTCAACGTGCCAACCGTTGCCGCGATCAACGGCATCGCCCTGGGCGGCGGCCTGGAAATGTGCCTGGCGGCGGACTACCGCGTCATGGCTGCCAGTGCCAAGATCGGCCTGCCGGAAGTCAAGCTGGGCATCTACCCGGGCTTCGGCGGTACCGTGCGCCTGCCGCGTCTGATCGGTGCCGACAACGCCATCGAGTGGATTGCCGCCGGCAAGGAAAACCGTGCTGAAGACGCGCTGAAAGTCGGTGCCGTCGACGCCGTGGTTGCTCCCGACAAACTCAAGGACGCCGCTCTGGCGCTGGTCAAGCGCGCCATTTCCGGCGAGTTCGACTACAAGGCCAAGCGCCAGCCTAAGCTGGAAAAGCTCAAGCTCAACGCCATTGAGCAGATGATGGCTTTCGAAACCGCCAAAGGTTTCGTGGCCGGCCAGGCTGGCCCGAACTACCCGGCACCGGTCGAAGCGATCAAGACCATTCAGAAAGCCGCCAACTTTGGCCGCGACAAAGCCTTGGAAGTAGAGGCCGCCGGCTTCGTCAAACTGGCCAAGACCTCTGCTGCGCAAAGCCTGATCGGCCTGTTCCTGAACGATCAGGAACTGAAGAAAAAGGCCAAGGCCTACGACGAAATCGCCAAGGACGTGAAGCAGGCCGCCGTACTCGGCGCCGGTATCATGGGTGGCGGCATCGCCTACCAGTCGGCCTCCAAAGGCACGCCGATCCTGATGAAGGACATCAACGAACACGGCATCGAGCAGGGTCTGGCGGAAGCCGCGAAACTGCTGGTGGGCCGCGTTGACAAAGGCCGCATGACCGCCGCGAAGATGGCTGAAGTGCTCAACGGCATTCGTCCGACCCTGTCCTACGGTGACTTCGGCAACGTCGACCTGGTGGTTGAAGCCGTGGTCGAGAACCCCAAGGTCAAGCAGATCGTGCTGGCTGAAGTGGAAGGCCAGGTCAAGGAGGACACCATCCTGGCGTCCAACACCTCGACCATTTCCATCAGCCTGCTGGCCAAGGCCCTCAAGCGTCCGGAAAACTTCGTCGGCATGCACTTCTTCAACCCGGTGCACATGATGCCGCTGGTGGAAGTGATCCGTGGCGAGAAGTCCAGCGAACTGGCGGTAGCGACCACCGTTGCCTACGCCAAGAAAATGGGCAAGAACCCGATCGTGGTCAACGACTGCCCGGGCTTTTTGGTCAACCGCGTGCTGTTCCCGTACTTCGGCGGTTTCGCCAAGCTGGTCAGCGCCGGTGTGGACTTCGTGCGCATCGACAAGATCATGGAGAAATTCGGCTGGCCAATGGGCCCGGCGTACCTGATGGACGTGGTCGGCATCGACACCGGCCACCACGGTCGTGACGTCATGGCCGAAGGCTTCCCGGATCGCATGAAGGACGATCGCCGCTCGGCCGTGGACGTGCTCTACGAAGCCAAGCGCCTGGGCCAGAAGAACGGCAAGGGCTTCTACGCCTACGAAACCGACAAGAAGGGCAAGCAGAAGAAGGTGGCCGATCCGTCGGTGCTGGAAGTGCTCAAGCCGATTGTCTACGAGCAGCGTGAAGTCACCGACGAAGACATCATCAACTGGATGATGATCCCGTTGTGCCTGGAAACCGTTCGTTGCCTGGAAGACGGCATCGTTGAAACCGCTGCCGAAGCTGACATGGGCCTGGTCTACGGCATTGGTTTCCCTCCATTCCGTGGCGGTGCGCTGCGCTACATCGATTCCATCGGTGTTGCCGAGTTCGTTGCCCTGGCCGACCAGTACGCCGATCTGGGCGCGCTGTACCACCCGACCGCGAAGCTGCGTGAAATGGCCAAGAACGGCCAGAGCTTCTTCGGTTAA
- a CDS encoding DUF1653 domain-containing protein produces MQLQPGLYQHYKGPQYRVFSVARHSETEEEVVFYQALYGDYGFWVRPLSMFLESVEVDGEQVPRFALVQAEPSLFSPA; encoded by the coding sequence ATGCAGTTACAACCCGGGCTCTATCAGCATTACAAGGGGCCGCAGTACCGCGTTTTCAGCGTGGCGCGGCACTCGGAAACGGAAGAAGAAGTGGTGTTCTACCAAGCCCTGTATGGGGATTACGGCTTTTGGGTGCGGCCCTTGAGCATGTTCCTGGAGTCGGTCGAAGTTGACGGCGAGCAGGTCCCGCGCTTTGCTTTGGTGCAGGCCGAACCCAGTCTTTTTTCACCGGCATGA